The sequence CTCCTTTTTCCAGTCTGCTCCTGCCTTCACGCTGCGGTCGTAGAAGGTCGAGGAACCGGAATCGCGAACGAACCGAATTTGGTACCCCAGGCCTTGGTAGTCGTCCGTGGCCCTTACTCGGTAGGTGACGGTGAAGACTCGGTAGTCTTCAGCATCGAACTCTTGCTCGATCTCTTGAGGTTTGTCGTCCACCTCGAAGTAGAGCACCTTGTTGGTTTCTGCGTCGGTTTCGTATTCGATGTCCCGGTCGCCTTTCCAATCTTTGCGTCCTGATTCGAAGTCCCCATTGTCGATGAGGTTTTCGGCCTGAAGGGCTGAGCTGAAAAGGAAAAGGAATAGGAGGTATCGAGTCATCTTATGCAAATACAGGGAGAGAATTCAGGGCCGCCGAACTCGGTTTCGACGGACATCCCAAGGAGTAATCGCTCGCTCCCGAAGAGGTCAATGCGAGAGGGGGGAAACGGCTCGGAATCGCCCTTCTAAATCGCGATCATGGGTGGATCACCCATGGAATTCGTAAGTCGATCCTTATCGCTTCTCACTGAGTTTCAAATAGTGCTGCGTGTTATGATCCGACTTCTTTGCTTCAATTGTCCCTTTTGTGGGAGGAGGCGATGAACCGTTCTAGATTGAGCTCTCTATAGGGACAATTGAAGTTCTCTTTCCAATGAGGAGTTGTCGAAGAGGGCTGGATGACTGTTTTCTGAACTTTCCAAGGGCTCAAGGAGAGAGGTTTCTCCCCACCATTGGCGTAAGAGTTCTAGAGTGGGGCCTTCCGTCCAAGATTGTCGGCTGGTCGTATTGATGATTCTCACGCCCGGACGGTGAGGGGATTCGACTGCTCGGACAAAGGCCGAGACGGCTTGTGAGCGACTCATTTGGGTTAGAGTTGCGATCGACCAAGGCGTTGGTTTTGAGGAATTGACTTTCGGTGGCGGTTGCTCGTCGGGGTAGATGGCCGCCAGACGCAGGTTGATGACGTCGAGAGCGGGAATTTGTCGTGAATAATAGCGGGTCAATTCCTCCATGAGGTATTTGGAGAATCCGTACCCGTGCTGATCGAGGCAGGGATGCTCGTCAGGAACGGGAAGGGAAAGGGGACAGAAATCGGGTGATTCGAGACCGACGACGGCGATGGAGCTGGCGTTCACGAATTTGCGGCAACCTTGATCGATCAAAGAACGCATCAAAATGCGGGTTCCTTCGACATTCACCCTCATCCCGTCGCTTTCGGAACAGCCGCCAGTGACGGCTGCGAGGTGGACAACTGCGTCGATGGAATGAGCGTCCAGCTGGGCCAGATCGTCGGGCGAGGAGAACAGGCCTCGGTAGTGTGACCGGTTGGGACCTGCAGGCAGTTCCTGTCGACAAAGGGTAACGACGTGGTGGTTTGCGGTCAGGTCCTCAAGGAGGGCTTGTCCGAGGAATCCGTTCGCGCCGGTAAGGAGAATGGTGGACATGTTGGGTGGTGCGGTGGAGTTTTAGTTCCAGTTTAGAATGGTTCCTTTGTAGCTCGTGTCTCCGTCCAGTATACTTCGGTAGACTTCCGGAGCTTCCTCGGGGGAGATGCGATGGGTGACCGTATCCTGCCAGGGAAGAATTCCGCTCGCCATGTGCTTCAAGACCGTCAGTCGGCTGGGGAGATAGCCTTCATCGCAGGGGAAAAACATCTGCAGGCGGCGAGTATGGGCGGGAATGAAGGAAAAGTCGAAAGGGGCATCCCCATAGTTGCCTTGCCAGATGAATTTACCGTCTACGCGGCAGAGCTCTATCGCTGGCTGGATCAGAGCGGGGATCCCGGTCGATTCGTAGACGAGATCGGCACCGTCCGGGCAGTAACTCTTGATGACCTCCGATATGCTTTGTTGCTTCGAGTCGATAGTGATGTCGGCACCGAAGCGCTTGGCGAGGGAGAGTTGGGCGGGATCAACATCGATCGCGATGACCCGGCAACCTCGCATGGAGGCCGCAGCAATGACTCCGAGGCCGATCAGTCCGCAGCCGAGGACGGCAACGGTCTCGCCCATTTGCGGGGCGGAGGTGTCGACTGACTTGTAGCCGACTGCGGGCATGACGAACATGCTGCTGGTTTCCAGGTCGCAGTTCTCGGGCAGCTTCCAGAGTCCATGGGTGCCCCCGACTTCGCTGATGGCGTGTGAGCAGTGGAGACCCGCGACGGGACTGCACTCTGAGCCATCGCTTCGCTTCGCCCGAGCTTTACTCATGCGGAGGAACACCTTGTCGCCCGGTTTTACCTCGGTTACGGTCGAGCCGACGGATTCCACTTCGCCGGTCGACATGTAGCCGGTGATGAGGGGATAGGGGCCCCAATTGATTTTGTTCCGGATGAGGGCGAACTCGGTTCCCACGCTGACTCCGGAATAGGCGGTTTTGACTAAGACTTCATTGTCCTGAGGATCGGGAAGTTCAACGGATTCCAGTGAGAATTTTTGATGGGCAGAAGTAATGAGGGCTTTGGCTTTCATAGATTGATTTGTTTTAAGTAGGTATGATTATGATCGATCCTTGAATGAAAAGGCTTCATAGATGGCTCAATATGATGAAAAGTAGGTCAAAAATGATATATGGATCGAAGCTGGCTGAATAAAATCTGTCCGGTGCCGAGTCCCGCCCCTCCGGATTTCACGAGGAAGAGTCTTTGTGGATGTGAGGAGCATTCCCGCGGTTGGGTGGAGGCCCGTCGGGTCATTTACGACCATGAGTTGATCCTGATTGAGAGCGGGGAGTTCGACCTCGAGTGCGAGGATCGACTGGTCAAACTTGAGGCGCTTCAGTTCTTCATCGTCCCGCCGGGCGTATGGCATTCCACCTCCTGTCGCTTGCCGGGAAGGAGGCATTTTCTCCATTTTGATTGGGAGTGGGTGCGGGTGCGGGAAGGGTCTCCGGTGATGACCTTTTTTCCGGCGCATCCGCAGACGGATTTCTTGCGGCGGGCTCCGGAGAGGATTCCCTCTGGATGGATCGAGGGAAAGATCGAGGAGCCGGAGAGGGTGTTTGCTTTGTTGGATCGACTGCGAGGGATGCTCGATTCGAGGCAATCTCATGAAATGATCGCGGCTCGGGGCGTATTGTTGGAATTGCTCCTACGTTTGCTCGATGAGAATCCGCGGGTTCAGCAGCGGGTCCGTCACTCCGAGGAGTTGGCATATCGGATGCGAGCGTGTCTCGATAGGATGGTATCCACTCCGTCGGGGGAGCAGGCTGTTTGTGCGGCTCTGGAGGCGCTCGGGTTTTCCTACGCGCACCTGTCGCGGGTATTTCGCCAGCAGTATGGAGTGACGCCGGTGGGTTATTTGCACAGTATGCGGATTGAGCGGGCCAAACAGTTGCTGAAGCAAACGGATCTAAAAGTTTTCGCAGTGGCCTCCAGCGTTGGATATGCGGATTCGGTCTACTTTTCGCGATTGTTCAAGCGTCATACCGGGATCAGTCCGGCCCGCTTTCGGTCGACCCGGGCCTCCATCCTTCCGGAGGTCTAAAAGCGTGACAGAAAAGGAAATCGGCTCTAGTTCGTAGAGGCTGAGCATGGCGGAAAAACCCCCACAGAAAATTGAATCAACGGCGGATTTGGCCCGCTATCTCAACATGTCCCAATGGTCGGTCTCCCGGGCGATCAACGGACATAAAGGGGTCAGCGAGGAGACGCGTAAACGGGTGCTGGACGCGATGGTGGAGTGTGACTTCCAGCCCAATATGCATGCCAGGAGTCTACGGGGCCAGACCTCGAAGCTGATCGGCGTATGCTTCTGGAATTTCAGTATGCCGATTGTGAATGCGAAGTTGACGGAACTGCAACGCGTGCTCAGGGGATATGGTTTCCGCTACCTCTTCGAAACCACGATGGGCGAAGAGGAGAGGGAGATCAGCGTCATTCGGGATTTTCAACGTTTCGGAGTGGATGGCATCGTGAACATTAATTCGATTCTGAAAGCCCCGGATTTGGACGAACTCCTTTCGACGGTACCCAGTGTGTTGGTCGAACCCGTGCACCGGGAAACCGGAAAGACTCCCAAAGTCTCGGTCGACCGGAGTCGGGCGATGAGGGAGATTATTCATCATCTTTACGAACTGCTCTTCCCCCGAAAAAGTGGACAGTTTTCGGCTAGTTAAGTTGTGGTTGTAGATTGTAATATTGTTCAAGGTATCGTTGAGGCGAGATCATTCCTAAAGAGCTGTGTCTTCGCCGGCGATTGTAGAAGCATTCGATGTAGTCGAAGATGGCGCAGTGGGCTTGTTTTTTGTTATGGAAGCAACCGGAGTCGGGAAGCATCTCGGTTTTAAAGGAGGCGAAACAGCTCTCGGCGAAGGCGTTGTCGTAGCAGTATCCCTTGGCGCTCATGCTTTGTTTCCATTTTCCCAGAGCGGTTCGAAGGGGCCCGCTGGTATACTGGCAACCTCTATCGGAGTGGAAGATCGCAGTGGGATGGATCGGTAGTCTCAGACGGGCTTGGTCGATTGCCCGGACAGTTTGTTCGGCCGAGAGAGAGCAGGAGAGATTCCATCCAAGGATGAGACGGGAGAACAGGTCCATGACAACCGACAGATACATCCAACCCTCTTCGGTGGGGATATAGGTAATGTCGGCAACGAGTTGCTCACCGGGCTTGGTGGGCGCAGGCTCCTTTTT is a genomic window of Puniceicoccus vermicola containing:
- a CDS encoding NAD-dependent epimerase/dehydratase family protein, translated to MSTILLTGANGFLGQALLEDLTANHHVVTLCRQELPAGPNRSHYRGLFSSPDDLAQLDAHSIDAVVHLAAVTGGCSESDGMRVNVEGTRILMRSLIDQGCRKFVNASSIAVVGLESPDFCPLSLPVPDEHPCLDQHGYGFSKYLMEELTRYYSRQIPALDVINLRLAAIYPDEQPPPKVNSSKPTPWSIATLTQMSRSQAVSAFVRAVESPHRPGVRIINTTSRQSWTEGPTLELLRQWWGETSLLEPLESSENSHPALFDNSSLERELQLSL
- a CDS encoding IS3 family transposase; the encoded protein is KKSREHTGRGPASGYAMIEAMRKDYSVCELCGALGLSRSGFYAWDTRKVAPGPRAVENQRIVAEIKTIHADRHMRCYGSPRITPELAERGLPCGENRVARLMRKEGLRGKLRRPWRPKTTKTDSKASPSPNLLKKEPAPTKPGEQLVADITYIPTEEGWMYLSVVMDLFSRLILGWNLSCSLSAEQTVRAIDQARLRLPIHPTAIFHSDRGCQYTSGPLRTALGKWKQSMSAKGYCYDNAFAESCFASFKTEMLPDSGCFHNKKQAHCAIFDYIECFYNRRRRHSSLGMISPQRYLEQYYNLQPQLN
- a CDS encoding LacI family DNA-binding transcriptional regulator, with amino-acid sequence MAEKPPQKIESTADLARYLNMSQWSVSRAINGHKGVSEETRKRVLDAMVECDFQPNMHARSLRGQTSKLIGVCFWNFSMPIVNAKLTELQRVLRGYGFRYLFETTMGEEEREISVIRDFQRFGVDGIVNINSILKAPDLDELLSTVPSVLVEPVHRETGKTPKVSVDRSRAMREIIHHLYELLFPRKSGQFSAS
- a CDS encoding AraC family transcriptional regulator, which codes for MDRSWLNKICPVPSPAPPDFTRKSLCGCEEHSRGWVEARRVIYDHELILIESGEFDLECEDRLVKLEALQFFIVPPGVWHSTSCRLPGRRHFLHFDWEWVRVREGSPVMTFFPAHPQTDFLRRAPERIPSGWIEGKIEEPERVFALLDRLRGMLDSRQSHEMIAARGVLLELLLRLLDENPRVQQRVRHSEELAYRMRACLDRMVSTPSGEQAVCAALEALGFSYAHLSRVFRQQYGVTPVGYLHSMRIERAKQLLKQTDLKVFAVASSVGYADSVYFSRLFKRHTGISPARFRSTRASILPEV
- a CDS encoding zinc-dependent alcohol dehydrogenase; its protein translation is MKAKALITSAHQKFSLESVELPDPQDNEVLVKTAYSGVSVGTEFALIRNKINWGPYPLITGYMSTGEVESVGSTVTEVKPGDKVFLRMSKARAKRSDGSECSPVAGLHCSHAISEVGGTHGLWKLPENCDLETSSMFVMPAVGYKSVDTSAPQMGETVAVLGCGLIGLGVIAAASMRGCRVIAIDVDPAQLSLAKRFGADITIDSKQQSISEVIKSYCPDGADLVYESTGIPALIQPAIELCRVDGKFIWQGNYGDAPFDFSFIPAHTRRLQMFFPCDEGYLPSRLTVLKHMASGILPWQDTVTHRISPEEAPEVYRSILDGDTSYKGTILNWN